The Plodia interpunctella isolate USDA-ARS_2022_Savannah chromosome 11, ilPloInte3.2, whole genome shotgun sequence genome includes a window with the following:
- the LOC128673733 gene encoding lipase 3-like encodes MNVHILFLLTITAANSQNQTWTFPDISEFFKNQTDRVNAFFDEQKLKLETAVNTSYVEAISLKDNVDNYVEEQKKIVNDEVNNYVKEIKQQGRKVADTWSFVPNEVVDRYRINDGASEFTDAVLTVPAIVSRNGYNCETHTIISEGYVLNIHRIPRSKNSGVISRKTILLQHGVFASSADWIFNGPGKGLAYVLADAGYDVWMSNIRGNRYSKEHLWWKSDSKEYWNFSWHDVAMHDVPAVIDYILKVKGSDTKITYIGHSMGTTILFTMLTVRPEYNDILNSAIALAPVVYMSDIKSPLKSFAPIASNVAYMQMLYGSHEFIPKVSTLGEITKTCEAEHMDTMVCNNIVFYICGYDEAQFNKTLLPIFLAHLGTGTSWKTVVHFAQEIVSGGRYQYFDYGSYYNVEVYGTETPPEYDLSKVTLPITLFWAKNDLLSSEGDVRALLEKLPDTTKSYLVPHPEFNHLDYLWAIDAPRLINDKVLSTLNESFENIPKFFNFRIGF; translated from the coding sequence ATGAACGTGCACATCTTATTCTTGCTCACAATCACGGCTGCAAATTCGCAAAATCAAACATGGACCTTCCCAGACATTAGCGAGTTTTTCAAAAACCAAACTGACAGGGTTAATGCATTCTTCGACGAACAAAAACTTAAACTTGAAACCGCTGTCAACACAAGTTACGTAGAAGCCATCAGTTTGAAAGATAACGTGGATAATTACGTAGAAGAACAAAAGAAGATCGTAAACGATGAAgtgaataattatgtaaaagaaataaaacaacaagGAAGAAAAGTCGCCGATACATGGTCATTCGTTCCCAATGAAGTTGTTGACAGATACAGAATTAATGATGGAGCGAGCGAGTTTACCGATGCAGTGTTAACGGTGCCAGCAATTGTGTCAAGAAATGGATATAATTGCGAGACGCACACGATTATATCCGAAGGATACGTGTTGAATATTCACCGTATCCCAAGATCAAAAAATAGTGGCGTCATATCTCGTAAAACAATTCTGTTACAACATGGAGTTTTTGCCAGTTCAGCAGATTGGATATTCAATGGACCTGGTAAAGGTTTAGCATACGTTTTAGCTGACGCAGGATACGATGTTTGGATGTCAAATATACGCGGAAACAGATACTCCAAGGAGCATCTGTGGTGGAAATCTGATTCAAAGGAATATTGGAACTTTTCATGGCATGACGTCGCTATGCACGATGTTCCTGCTGTCAtagattacattttaaaagtgaAAGGCAGTgatacaaaaattacttatatcgGTCATTCAATGGGTACgacaattttgtttacaatgttGACTGTTCGCCCAGAATATAATGACATTCTGAATTCTGCAATAGCTTTAGCTCCCGTAGTATATATGTCAGATATTAAATCACCATTAAAATCCTTTGCACCCATAGCCAGCAACGTGGCTTACATGCAAATGCTCTACGGTTCCCATGAATTTATTCCCAAAGTATCAACTTTGGGTGAAATAACGAAAACTTGTGAAGCAGAGCATATGGATACGATGGTctgtaataatatagtattttacaTATGTGGGTATGACGAAGCACAATTCAACAAAACTTTATTACCAATCTTTCTTGCGCATTTGGGAACAGGTACTTCGTGGAAAACTGTTGTTCATTTCGCTCAAGAAATTGTTTCGGGAGGAAGATATCAGTATTTTGACTATGGGTCTTATTATAATGTTGAAGTCTATGGTACGGAAACTCCACCGGAGTATGATTTAAGCAAAGTGACACTGcctattacattattttgggCGAAGAATGATTTATTATCAAGTGAGGGGGATGTGAGGGCGCTGCTAGAGAAATTGCCAGATACAACGAAGAGTTACCTTGTGCCGCATCCTGAATTCAATCATTTAGATTACTTATGGGCTATAGACGCACCTAGATTAATCAACGACAAGGTCTTATCTACTTTGAACGAGTCGTTcgaaaatatacctaaattcTTCAACTTTAGGATTGGTTTTTAA
- the LOC128673782 gene encoding uncharacterized protein LOC128673782 translates to MPSLLTISIYDIHHILGRFIRLYRQVQVVSDCLAFTCSILCCQCWAMLPDNPDVEARSESHEGYLFLPQHVIDARNAGGDLPKNEILSEFSPQKEDSEEVQRKCVEFWRKEQISALKREIESNKSSNNISHMELNKEHPSKISSKTAQGDELPAVHAKSKISNSLILKSPTLSV, encoded by the exons ATGCCTTCGTTGCTGACCATCAGCATATACGACATCCACCACATCCTGGGCAGGTTCATCAGGTTGTACAGACAGGTGCAGGTGGTCTCTGACTGTCTGGCGTTCACGTGCTCCATTCTCTGCTGCCAGTGCTGGGCCATGTTGCCTGATAACCCTGACGTGGAGGCGAGGAGCGAATCTCACGAGGGATATTTG ttcttaCCGCAACACGTGATAGACGCGAGGAATGCAGGCGGTGATCTGCCGAAGAACGAGATCCTGAGCGAGTTCAGCCCACAAAAGGAGGACTCAGAGGAAGTCCAGAGGAAATGTGTCGAGTTCTGGAGAAAAGAGCAAATATCTGCCCTGAAGCGGGAAATAGAAAGT AATAAATCGTCAAATAATATCAGCCACATGGAGCTGAACAAAGAACATCCCAGTAAGATTTCCTCAAAGACAGCGCAAGGTGACGAGCTGCCCGCTGTTCATGCCAAATCAAAGATAAGCAACA gtttgattttgaaatcacCCACACTATCGGTTTAA
- the LOC128673781 gene encoding uncharacterized protein LOC128673781, with the protein MLQLPKFDRNSKETEGKCKCRPVCKSRRREWKGQIQHTSAELLLDRKPLSLCFRRCPTKVFPNSPCPLFGRTRHVIINERDSIPPPPNVVRVCQAPLDDHVDTPYLRYVDMAKRNGAWDMVRGCCAFCQCGTCCGCSPGTYKLHDEERTARRRVDMREFDARVKHDYQKMRIMYN; encoded by the exons ATGTTACAATTACCTAAATTTGATCGCAACTCGAAAGAAACTGAAGGAAAGTGCAA ATGTCGACCAGTGTGTAAGAGCCGCCGCCGAGAGTGGAAGGGTCAGATCCAGCACACGTCAGCTGAACTACTGCTCGACAGGAAGCCCCTGTCGCTGTGCTTCCGAAGGTGTCCTACT AAAGTCTTCCCCAACAGCCCGTGTCCCCTATTCGGCCGGACACGACACGTGATCATAAACGAACGAGACTCCATACCACCTCCTCCGAATGTCGTGCGAGTGTGCCAGGCACCCTTAGATGACCATGTCGACACCCCCTACTTGAGATATGTAGACATGGCTAAGAGGAACG GTGCATGGGACATGGTGCGAGGTTGCTGTGCATTCTGCCAGTGCGGAACTTGCTGCGGCTGCAGCCCGGGCACGTACAAGCTGCACGACGAGGAGCGGACGGCACGGCGGCGGGTGGACATGCGCGAGTTCGACGCTAGGGTCAAACACGATTATCAGAAGATGAGGATCATGTACAACTAG
- the LOC128673780 gene encoding uncharacterized protein LOC128673780 → MEVRRDSTRLGLASNCSDLNTNDEALEYDFPDVSITESSKSGDSFSEFGEGSCGEPQMAQHLVVDFTHSETDSEFVQKKCCAFWELVESHPEIHHLMVMPDSQMYPSTQSSTVDSVDTKEVFPETLEEEPEIKEHTAVSMLDFVTREGMIDKSFEAKIPQTFCPLGSREYMENEATQQPKPHKKKEKDPALCHCPRERVCCSRAKAADVIPASSEKVRAMCKTMKKWDLQHPKSMEPPARAVPLIHSVMQRRLD, encoded by the exons ATGGAGGTCCGTAGAGACTCCACCAGGTTAGGCCTGGCCTCTAACTGCTCAGACCTGAACACTAATGATGAAGCACTGGAGTATGACTTCCCTGATGTTTCCATTACG GAGAGTTCAAAGTCCGGAGATTCTTTCAGCGAATTCGGAGAAGGTTCCTGCGGGGAGCCGCAGATGGCCCAGCACCTGGTGGTAGACTTCACGCACAGCGAGACTGACAGCGAGTTTGTGCAGAAGAAATGCTGTGCCTTCTGGGAGCTCGTCGAGAGCCACCCGGAAATACACCATTTGATGGTTATGCCG GATTCTCAAATGTACCCTAGTACTCAATCATCTACAGTTGATAGTGTCGACACTAAAGAGGTGTTCCCGGAGACGTTGGAGGAGGAACCAGAAATTAAAGAACATACAGCCGTGTCTATGCTAGATTTCGTTACCAGGGAAG GTATGATCGACAAATCGTTTGAGGCCAAGATTCCTCAGACTTTCTGTCCTCTTGGCTCCAGAGAATACATGGAAAATGAGGCGACACAACAACCTAAACCACACAAAAAGAAGGAAAAGGATCCTG CACTTTGCCACTGCCCCCGCGAACGCGTATGCTGCAGCAGGGCGAAGGCTGCAGACGTAATCCCAGCCTCCTCGGAGAAAGTCCGGGCCATGTGCAAGACTATGAAGAAATGGGACTTACAACATCCTAA GTCAATGGAGCCCCCCGCTCGTGCCGTGCCGCTTATCCACAGCGTCATGCAAAGAAGACTCGactga